In Solimonas sp. K1W22B-7, the DNA window GATCTTGAGCGTGTTACTGCTCATTGAATTCCCCTTTTCAGCAAGCGCTTAAGTGTTGTCAGTGTATAGACGCGCGGCGGCAGTTGCCTCCAGTCGCGTCGGCATCGGCGGCACCGCCCCGATCCCCGGCATTTCCACCGCCGGGAACAGCCAGCTCGGCGTGGACAGCTGGAACTCGACTTCCACCGTTATCGTATCGTCTTCGACGTTGCAGGCAGCGCCATCGCAGACCACGACGCGGGCCAGCTGGTTGGCCGGCAGCCAGCGCAGCGTGTCCTTGACTGAATCCACCACGCGCGCCTGGCGCAGCGCTTCGGCATCCTCGTCGTCCGGATCGACCGAC includes these proteins:
- a CDS encoding TadE/TadG family type IV pilus assembly protein; this translates as MKGFLRGGRFLRQSGAVAMEFALVFPILFLLTYGTVVYGYVFFLKQSVNYAAQQGAEAAVSVDPDDEDAEALRQARVVDSVKDTLRWLPANQLARVVVCDGAACNVEDDTITVEVEFQLSTPSWLFPAVEMPGIGAVPPMPTRLEATAAARLYTDNT